One Clostridium sp. CM027 genomic window carries:
- a CDS encoding HEAT repeat domain-containing protein: MKKGLVDVDWLCISKYSNEEISYFLFLEGKTMEAICKIRNLDNAIVQKHIIDGKIKYRFLVHSNDTDELFKSIAKAGKEDKIYFLNSMEEDNKNKLTQLIKTSYVEMHPKDKEVAVWILGELKEKSCLNILIKASVHKFLNVRRMAVSAMGKMGDARAEGALLRALEDENPQVISYAIKSLGKIKSEKAITKIKYIYDNTEKKYIIDAAERFLLLMEQI, translated from the coding sequence TAAATATTCTAACGAAGAGATATCTTATTTCTTGTTTTTGGAAGGGAAAACTATGGAAGCCATATGTAAAATTAGAAACTTGGATAATGCCATTGTGCAAAAACACATTATAGATGGTAAAATAAAATATAGATTTTTAGTGCATAGCAATGATACTGATGAGCTTTTTAAGAGTATTGCTAAAGCAGGAAAAGAGGATAAAATTTATTTCTTGAATTCAATGGAAGAGGATAATAAAAATAAATTAACGCAGCTAATAAAAACGAGTTATGTGGAGATGCACCCTAAAGATAAAGAAGTCGCAGTTTGGATATTAGGAGAATTAAAGGAAAAATCTTGTTTAAACATTTTAATCAAAGCTTCCGTGCATAAATTCTTAAATGTACGGAGAATGGCAGTTTCAGCTATGGGTAAAATGGGAGATGCGAGAGCTGAAGGAGCATTACTTAGAGCCTTAGAGGATGAGAATCCACAAGTAATAAGCTATGCAATAAAATCTCTAGGTAAAATAAAAAGTGAAAAAGCTATTACAAAAATAAAATACATATATGACAACACAGAAAAAAAATACATAATTGATGCTGCTGAGAGGTTTTTATTACTAATGGAGCAAATATAA
- a CDS encoding reverse transcriptase domain-containing protein, giving the protein MKQRFEDFKNGNIDLRNLSPLVYSEENVMLAVRQLSKGKGRMTKGPDGSNYDTIAKTNFIELGMIVKDRLLNKKMDYVKRIYIPKGDGKKRPIGICTIWDKLVEKCIQLVLDPYCETKFVPSSFGFREQVSTHNAIAKVKNQTNVMPYVLSVDMKDYFGTIDPNIMYRELWHMGIHDQVILNYIYRFIKKGYLEAGCKIYDPKGSAQGSIIGPLLSNVYLHRFDVWLRDQGDDWHDKSVNKFHNIDNRRSNMRRTNLKIGIHVRYADDILVLCKSKSDAEKFKYSVTKYLTKNMKLIINEDKTKIYDLKKEKMKYLGYNFKLYQKRSRIRNGKELMVINSLPKDKGNLIVEECCKRLNDIKKIPSYENIMAWNVYIIGLHNYYKGMNEFNKCFGKLGWRIYKRFYNTMEGRIKFITEQKIKNNFRKGTYKSWGKTGYYMLYDIPIVHIEWANWEYKLVSAIKGKICRINPYDYGEKKNHKPGVSLNDIKYLVESAKLSRQASRFSQFRISKYSSLHGLSHISGEVVPVEDYHCHHIVPCNKGGKDDYNNLCILSKEQHIILHSNNRAKLYDVVGKKYHKRVEELISLL; this is encoded by the coding sequence ATGAAACAGAGATTTGAAGATTTTAAAAATGGAAATATAGATTTGCGTAATTTAAGTCCTTTAGTTTATTCCGAAGAGAATGTTATGCTAGCAGTACGTCAACTTAGCAAGGGTAAAGGAAGAATGACAAAAGGACCAGATGGTTCTAATTATGATACCATAGCAAAAACGAATTTTATTGAGTTAGGTATGATAGTAAAAGACCGTTTACTTAATAAAAAGATGGATTATGTTAAACGTATTTATATTCCTAAAGGTGATGGTAAGAAACGACCTATTGGCATATGCACAATCTGGGATAAGCTTGTTGAGAAGTGTATTCAGCTAGTATTAGACCCGTACTGTGAAACTAAGTTTGTTCCTAGTTCCTTTGGATTTAGGGAGCAAGTATCAACACATAATGCAATAGCAAAAGTTAAAAACCAAACTAATGTTATGCCATATGTCTTATCTGTAGACATGAAGGATTATTTTGGAACTATAGACCCTAATATTATGTATAGGGAACTATGGCATATGGGAATACATGACCAAGTAATATTAAACTATATTTATCGTTTTATTAAGAAAGGTTACCTAGAAGCAGGGTGCAAAATCTATGACCCGAAGGGTTCTGCACAAGGTAGTATTATAGGACCATTATTATCAAATGTGTACCTTCATCGTTTTGATGTATGGTTGCGAGATCAGGGTGATGATTGGCATGATAAAAGTGTTAATAAGTTTCATAATATAGACAATAGACGTTCAAATATGAGAAGAACTAATTTGAAAATTGGTATCCATGTAAGGTACGCTGATGACATTTTAGTTTTATGTAAGAGTAAGAGTGATGCTGAAAAGTTTAAATATAGTGTAACGAAATATCTTACAAAAAATATGAAACTTATTATTAATGAAGATAAAACTAAAATTTATGATTTAAAGAAAGAAAAGATGAAATATCTGGGCTATAATTTTAAGCTTTATCAAAAACGTAGTAGAATAAGAAATGGTAAGGAGCTAATGGTAATTAACAGCTTACCAAAGGATAAGGGGAATTTAATAGTAGAAGAATGTTGTAAAAGACTTAATGATATTAAAAAAATACCTAGTTATGAGAACATCATGGCTTGGAATGTATATATTATAGGATTACATAATTACTATAAAGGTATGAATGAGTTTAATAAATGTTTTGGAAAGTTAGGATGGCGAATTTACAAAAGGTTTTATAATACAATGGAAGGTCGAATTAAGTTTATAACAGAACAAAAAATCAAGAATAATTTTAGAAAGGGTACATATAAAAGTTGGGGTAAAACAGGATACTACATGTTGTATGATATACCAATTGTTCATATAGAATGGGCTAATTGGGAATATAAATTAGTGAGTGCAATAAAAGGTAAAATATGTAGAATCAATCCGTACGATTATGGTGAAAAGAAAAACCATAAGCCTGGTGTATCTCTTAATGATATTAAGTACCTTGTAGAGAGTGCTAAATTATCTCGTCAGGCAAGTAGATTTAGTCAATTTAGAATTAGTAAATATAGTTCGTTACATGGATTGAGTCATATCTCTGGGGAAGTAGTTCCAGTAGAAGATTATCATTGCCATCATATAGTGCCTTGTAATAAGGGTGGTAAAGACGATTATAATAATCTATGCATACTAAGTAAGGAGCAACATATCATACTACATAGTAATAATAGAGCAAAATTATATGATGTGGTTGGAAAGAAGTATCATAAAAGGGTCGAAGAATTGATAAGTTTGCTATAA
- a CDS encoding YigZ family protein, with protein sequence MGYFTIKDESIAEFKEKKSIFIGHGKRVESEDEAKEFIQAVKNKHKQARHNVYAYIIGENRGIQRYSDDGEPQGTGGIPMLEVLKKSDITDVAVVVTRYFGGILLGTGGLARAYSKGASLAIKEAGVVEKVEGISIDILIEYDLLGKLQHVCAKENFYIENVEYTDKVRIKILCQFSNLEKLRAEITQVTSGKALFYEEDPKMYFKLEHRLYDSEIINSIL encoded by the coding sequence ATGGGTTACTTTACAATAAAAGATGAATCAATCGCTGAATTTAAAGAGAAAAAGTCCATTTTTATTGGACATGGAAAAAGGGTTGAAAGCGAAGATGAGGCTAAGGAATTTATCCAAGCGGTTAAAAATAAACACAAACAAGCAAGACACAATGTTTATGCCTATATAATTGGCGAAAACAGAGGGATACAAAGGTATAGTGACGATGGAGAGCCTCAAGGTACGGGAGGAATTCCTATGCTAGAAGTTTTGAAAAAAAGTGATATTACAGATGTAGCGGTGGTAGTTACCAGATATTTTGGAGGAATTCTTCTAGGCACTGGAGGCCTTGCAAGAGCATATTCGAAAGGTGCATCACTAGCTATTAAAGAGGCAGGGGTAGTGGAAAAGGTTGAAGGTATTTCAATAGATATACTAATTGAATACGATTTACTAGGGAAGCTACAACATGTCTGTGCTAAAGAAAATTTTTATATAGAGAACGTAGAATATACTGACAAAGTGAGGATTAAAATACTTTGTCAGTTTAGTAATCTAGAAAAATTAAGGGCAGAAATAACCCAGGTTACTTCAGGAAAAGCTCTGTTTTATGAAGAAGATCCAAAAATGTACTTCAAATTAGAACATAGATTATATGATAGTGAAATTATAAACTCTATCCTTTAA